The Apostichopus japonicus isolate 1M-3 chromosome 20, ASM3797524v1, whole genome shotgun sequence nucleotide sequence TCTTCTCAAACATCATACTTGAGATGTTAAGGGgcggggtgtggggggggggtattttctTCAACAGCTGTCCTTTCAAGCAAACCAAACCATGTATCTGTCAATTTGGTTAACACCTGGACATGTTTGGATTGATATCCAGGAATTATTAAATGTAAGTAGTAAATACTATTTGAatgattttgaatttttcattcataccaaagaaattaaaatgtcaataagcTTTCACATCTATCCCCATCATAGAAGATAAgtacttttaatgaaaatcagTAGCCGATACATAAGCCATCATATATTCCATGTAGAGCAGATATGTAACAATGCTGTATGTGTTCATAAACCAGATAATTAGGATGATGTGCTTACacaaatatttcttaaaatataaTGTTGAGGATCTCTGGTATAAACGTGAAGAGCCGGACAGAACATATATGTTTCATGAGCCTCACGTCACTAGCTAAACTTCCACTCTAGTTTGCAACATATATCAAAGCCAATGCTCTTTCACCACCGGCCTCTTCAAGAGAATCAATCGTTGGATTTTGTAGCTCTGATGGTAAGCAGAGAGACTGATCCAATAGTAACCAAGCAATATGACTTTGCTTctttttaaatcatttattgagaaactGGCTCTAGTCTTTTGCCAAACTCTGTCAAGTCCTATCATGGACCCACTTCAGTAATCTCGAGGCGCTAAGGAGGAGATGACCTGCTTGATGATACATTAGATAATTCAATGAAATACTTAAAGTTAGGCAAAGATGAGAAAATGTGAACAGTGATGTACagaagaaggaaagaagaaaaacttacAACTGACGGATCCATTGGTTCCTGCTTGATTGCATCCAGACCGTTTGAAATCTTTACAGGGGGTTCAAACTTTGGTGGCGGCATCTGTCCTCCGGAGGCTAATGAAGCTATGGTCATAGCGATCGACTTGTCATCCGAATCAGCTGGATGGAGAGATATTGAGAGTTGTTTTATAAATACATGCGCCATTTTCTGACATACTCCAGCATTCACGCACAGTACGCTTATAGGGTTTCGATGATCAATCTCGGACATTACATTACAGCAAGACATCACACATATTATAGatgttttatttcactttcttcACCATCAAAGCCTGCTTTGTTTCCACTGTATGGATgactaaaaaaaacaaaggaactAAACTTATCAAAATCTAAAAATGTCACCACCACATCTGATTATTGCCATCACTGTGCCTGAAGTATTAGAAGCTACTAGGAAAGACAACATCTAGGAGATAAATCAACTTAATACCAAATCTAACCCACAGGACACCGAGTAGGGAGCTTGACAAAGTTGTCTGCACTGTCCTTCAGCAAATGGttcttaaaattatttttaaatatgttcCCAAGTACTAACCTGCTGGCTTGGGTTTTTCACTAGTGTCCATGGCCTCAGGGGTAGCCCCGTTGGTCTTGGGTTCCATCTTAGTCTGAGGTACGCCGTTAACCTGGGTCGGTAACGGAGGGACCGCTGGGGGTGGCATGATAGCTGATGAGGTGTCCATGGGTGTGGCTGCCTGACTTGGTTCTGTCTTCACTGTCGGTGTACAAGCTGCAACACTAGTGTTTGCTGTCAGTGTTTTACTCGTTGTAGTGTTAACTGAATTGGTTGTGTGTATGGttggttttgttgttgttactgaGTTTGGTTTTGTTGTTGTGCTTGTGGATGTACTGTTTGCAGCTGTAACACAAAAGTTAAATGACAACAACTAGGATTAATGAAATATCCCAAAAAAGTTGAGATTTCTCCTTTTCCCTTTCCTACAAGAATAACAGTGCGAACAGTCTTATTGCCACTTCGATTACCGGATGTGTCATTTTAAGACATGAAGGGTTAGAATCGTCCAACActgcagcatacagaaacgttgtattCGAAGCCGAAACCCAAAGTAACTTAATTACACATCCGGAGACTATGCATGcaaagttcttcaataccgccctcatcaCCTTTcgtgaaacatttcatactgtagttttgactCAAACATGAGGCAACCATGACAAAGAACAATCTTGATAACATCTATCAAATCTGAATTAATCAACTCATTCAACTACTAGAGAAGTGCTCACACAATTTTGCTACACAAATTAAAAATTACTAGAACAGTGTCCGTGTAACATCTGAACGACAAAGGAAGAGTTTCACATTATTTTATCGTCTAAACTGAATACGTAGATAAACCTTAAAATGGACTTCAACAGCCATGAAAGGTATTATGGGTTGTTAAGTCTCCAGAGAAAATTCTGGTAACTATTCTACTACTAATACCGTATCATAAATCAATGCTGAATAAATTATGTTCATGTACAGCAACATTTCATCACTTTGATTACAATCTTCCTGGCAAAGCTTGGAGGTTAATTCTTCACAGTTGGGTATTAGAACTAGAAATCCGATAAACATTTAGCACATGTCTAACTCTCTTTCGACCTCACTTACCAGATGTCGTTTCTGAAGCTGTCGTCTTTCCTTGCTCTGACGTTCCCTTTGCTTCTCCTGTATTTTGAGCTGGAAGAGAAACAGGAATAGCTTACAAAATCTGCCTTTAGCATTTCACAGCTAAcactctcgggggggggggggacctttAGAGATCGAGATCCCACACTTATCATTTCAAATCCTCTATTTACAAAAAATAAGCAAATGGTGTCATAGAGAGTTAACACTACTGGATAATCAGCTAGAGTAAAGAGTAAAACAAgttaaaatttcaatttgatcGGGTCAAATGGGTTGTATCTTGAGCAGTCAAAATCAACGATCAGGATGAATTCATTGTCACGACAGAAATCTTGATTAATTCCCCAGTGtgaatttgtattttattttgtctcTAACTTTGCATCTGGGGTGGGTGGTTGCCTCAGCTGCACATGCAGTGTGAGTAGTCACTGGGTTAGCAGTAGTTGCTGGGGTACTGCCAGTTGTTGCGGTAGTGCTAGTACCTGTAGGAGCAGTGCTATTACCTGCGGGGGTACCACTAGCTGCTGGCGTTGTGCTGGCTGTAGCTGCTGTGGCAGCTGTAGGGCTAGTCTTCTCTGAGGTGGTGCTGGGTGCGGTAACAATAGTTACTGGCTTTGGTGGGTAGTCAACTGGTTTTATGGCTGGTACGGTTGTTGAGACTACTGCAGGGGTTGCGAATGCTGTCTTCGCCAATGTGGTGGCCACTATTGTTGAGGTCGCCGTGGTAGGTTTCACAACTGCGGCTCCGGTTAGCATCGGTGCAGCACCTGTTGCCTTTGGAggaaacaaaacatcaaactGATAAGTAAACTTGTAAAATTGCACCAAAACAAATGATTTATGAGTGTTTTCTACACATCAATGACTGTGAAAAGGGAACTTAGCTTAAGATACAAGTACTAAACATCATCTCACAAAAATTCTTCATTAAAGTTAAAGTTTACGTTACATTTCGTAAATTGACATTTCAACTCCGAAAAATATGACAGAAATCTTTTTCTCACTTTCCACGTACAACATTCAATCACCATGTAacttttgagttattgtgttcaCAAGCCATCGTGTCACACACACCATAACATAGATTACCTTTCCATTTGGCCAGAAGTAGTGTTACCAAAATTTCTGTCTCCTTGTAAGAAAGACTTTTGATTTTCCGTCATTTCACAAAGAACCGAAAGTATTCCACTGGGTAAAATAACTGTTTTTCTACAAAACTTAATTCAACAGAGAATGAATTTATCTGGGTTACCTGATTAGCTGCTACCCCAGCCAACAGAAGCCCGGGTGCTGGTGTCGTTTTAGTGGTAGATATCAGAGTTGCTGGCGCTGGACTTTTGGTCGTCATAACACCTGCGAAGAGACCTGGGGATACCTTGGAGACGGCCTTAGTGTTAGCTGCGATTTGAGCAGAAGTAGTGGCCAAGTTTGAGTTAGAAATGAGATTGGACAGGTTACTGACACCGCCGGCTAGGGCAGAGACTGGAATGGTGACTAGTTTTGTGGTGACTCCGGAAACACCGGTTGTGGTTGTTATCTTGATGGGGGCATTCCCGATACCTTGAGAGGATATACTCTGAAAGACGAATATGACAGGCTGCTATTAAACACTTGTACAACACAGATGATCATACACAAGCTGCAACTTTAACATTAATGATTAAAAATGTGACAATCTATGTTAAAGGGGAACTTTATACAGCCAACAGCATGAGGACTGTGAAACTTGGTCTATTTCAACTACAGATAAATGCAGAGCTCAACAATTTACTGTTATGTGTCCTTAAAATAACTAAACAAACAGCAGAATCTTCTACTTCAGCATCATCGTGGAAAATGACAATAAGTAACATTTGAAACCCTTTCTCAAGACTACATAATGGCACATTTTATAGGCACTGATCAAGGAGTTTTGCAGAAGGATCTGAGGGTGAGACCGCACACTCTGGTATGCCAGAACACAAAGGTATGATTCATAAGTgccaaaaaaaaccaaaaaaaaaaccaataacAGTAATGGAAATACTGAAAAAGTCTGAGAAAAAATCTTTGTAAAGACCTCTGGCAATTGAATGTAACCAGCCAGCACAATGAACCAAAAAGCAGGACGACCGTAAAAACTGACCGATGGGTCAGCAGACAGATGTACTTTAAGCACACAGAGCTTGAAATGGTCAAATGTATAATTTGTATGTACCTTCAAGATAGCAGCGGCGGCACCTGGTTGGTTCAAGCCACTCTTCAGACCAGCTGAATTGGTTATGATTTGGATGGTCTTAGTTCCCGAATGACCTGCTCCTTGACCTTGCGGAGTGACAGCTCGAATGATCGTGATGGGGGAGTTACCGCCACCGGCAGCCTTGAGCAACGCTTGCTGCGCCCCTCCTTGTGACGTGATGACAATTTTCTGTTGGTTGGGGAGTCCTGTCGAGATGACTTTACCAGAGGTGGTATTTGTCAGCACCTTTGATGTCACCGTGACGATGGTGGGCTGTTTGGCGCCGCCCGGGGTTGGGGCGATGCTTGGTTTCAACATGCTCTGGTTGACTGGAATGGTTTTTATAATACTAGTGCCCTGTTGTTGGATGTTGCCAAGGTTCAACAATGACGTCTGAGGTTTTCCCAATACTGATGTCACAGTAGGCACGCCTTTCTTGCTCATGGCTTGCGTAGTGCTGACTAGCTTCACAATGGTCGTTCCCTGGAGCGGAGACCTGGATGTCACCAGCTGACTGCTTGCGTTGACTGGATTTATTGTTGGAGAAGTGAATGGTTTGGCCTGTACAGCTGTACCCTTTGGAATCTGTAAAGGGAACATAAGCTGACATGCTTTGGAAGCTACAGGGAATTGCTTTTATGCTTTTGTCCAGTCTGGAGTATCTACATAAAATTGATCACTTTAATTGATCACTTCAAGACAGGATATAAACTGATCTCaaagaaagaagggaaaaatAATACATACACTCTCTTTCTCATCAGCTTAACATTTCTTTCCACGTACTCTGTAAATGCTGACATTTtatgtcacaaaaaaaaactgataattACCTGAACACTAAGAAAGGGAGAACTCATAATATCCTCTGTCACTTTAAGGGAGTTACATACATTCAATCATGGATGCTTGGTAAGTGATCAAGAGCATCGTTTTTACTATTGAAATCGTATCTGCCAGGTAAACTGTCGATTGCATTGGttcaatcaaaatttatttAGTCCGGCCAAGTCGCTCGGCAAATATACCGCCCTCAAACCAAATAATCCACACGTGTACCAAACTTTACAGGTTACTATAATGGTATCATTATTCCTAAATGACACATAAGGCATCGATGTAACTTCTAGAGTCATGTTGCCCAAACGTTAAATGCATGGTCAGGCATGATATTGTATGCAATGTATACATTCTCTACTATCTCAAGTCACATTTCACATGAGGGATTAAAATGGTAAAGGTATACAGCTTACAGTTTGAACGACAGTAACTGTCTTAGCTCCAGGAGTCAAGGGCTTCTGCTGGACAATGACTGGCTTCAAGTTCCCTGTATTGGCTAAGCCCGGTTGTACTTGGTTGGGAGATATCACGTTGATGGGTTTGATGACTTTACCCTTGCCTGCTTGTTGTCCTATGCCTGGTGACAGAAGACCAGTGGTGCCGGTCAGAGCTCTTGAGACAATGGTCAATCCAGGGCTCTGAATAGGAGAGATGACCGCTGTACCCGTACCGGTGTTGATTACAGGCTGTCGGATCTTCTGGGTAGCAGCCGCTGCTTCAGCTAGGGCTGCAATCCCGCTCATTCCCTGGAGGAAAGCAAAGAATGAGCTGATTTCAAGAGAGACGTAGTAGGGGTTGGATCCTAAATGGCACGGTGACCTTtttcataaaatataacatcatgaGGAGCACAGTCCTAACTGCATTTTCTAAATTAAAAGCTCTTTTAAAGTACTAGATTTTCTATCACTGACTATTTACAGTCTCATTTCTATTGGAGGAACGTAAACTTTGCTTTCAAACTTGAAAGAGTTCATCCATTAGATCAGCTATAGTGTGACTTAAATCtgacaaaaatagaaagaaaataaaatagctTTAAAAGTATGGATGGGCACAAAtgacaaaaaatgaaatgagCTTACAGACTCTCAAGTTATGCAAATATCACACTGTAAAAATGATTGCTTTTTCCCTTCTTAATTTTACAAATCACCGAGCATATTCCCCGACATAAATGTTATGTAATCGTATCTACCAATAGGCTGGTCCTTAACAGTATCACTAAGCTAAGTTTTATGCCTGGTTACAGACCCAAGATTCctcaaaaggtttttttttctacttacTGCTGCAGTTGATGATGTCCCTGTTCCTATTGCTGGCTTTGTGCTTCCTGGAATAGAAATGATATAAAAAgattgattaaaacaaattttttacTGACGTCTATATTTCAAAGAGATAGTATCCTTCCGTCGTGCGGCAAACTATAGACAACTATTATCTGATGAAATATATTGAATAGATGCTTTGAAAATCTTAAGAATGTGAAAACTTACCAAGAGATTTAGCATTCTGGTTCACTTTGATAGGTGAGGCTCCAGGTGTGACTGGCAGCCCGGCACTTGAGGAAGATGTTTGTCCGGGCATGTCATATTTCTGGAGCTGCAGCAGGTACACATCcgctaaaaaaataaaataaaaataataatatgtggAAAAATATATCCaattcagatttttttaattattttcaatcACAGAGCAAAGTGGTCAAATTGCCCCACAAGCAAAAAAGATGTATAGCATACACTACATAGGGCATTTCATGGGTAACAAAACCATATTTGATATCGAAATACTGTAAATTTGTTTGAACTTTATCAATTCAAAGATCTTACCTGTGGGAACATTACCCCAGGAAACCTCTAAAGTGTTTGTGCTGGCTCGAATGAGTTGAACCCTAGATGGTGCTGGTGGTTTCTCGGTTTCCAAGTACCACAGGTCTTTGCAACAAACCTGTGAAGATGTATGGGGTTGACATATTAGAACATGTTGATCTCTTCAGTATATCAATATCTGGTAGTGTTTTGTAACTGTTTCCTATGAGGTTTAACCAATACAAACTATGCAATCTTCTGTAGAAATTCCAAGTTTTTCAAAGAAGTTACAACTAGTTAATCAATTCCACTTCAGACATTTGGAGTACAGGCAATAACTAGTAGAGTGTTAACCATTATTTTATAGAAAGCTGGACTTGGTAATCCTGATGAAAAACTGTCCTAGGTGCTGGGTTAATCATTCTCAAATTTTAAGTACTTTTTTTAATGCTATTTATGGTGATGAGTGATTTCTATTCTAGTGTACTTGACCACGAGAGGATTTACCGGCTCAAATGCGCATTTTAACGGCAGCTTAGTGGTCGTAGTAGTATATTACAAACACTCACAGTATCATAACATGACGATTCacttgagaaattaaaaaacaagTCTCCACACCACGTTTGCTAATAATTTCTGAACGAAACATCAAAATCTCTTTAAAGCCATCAACAAGATGTCACAAGTCTTTCAAACTTTCTTCACATTTCACATCCTggcttcttttaattttaaattgataGCCTGTTCTCAACAATTAATACCAAGTCTACTGACACTCTTCATCActtattttctttgaatttgtcaatttttcaACCCCTCGAATGTACCTCCAACCCAACCTCCCATCTGATGCTGAGGGAGTGCTGTGTCACAAATCACTTCTTCTTTATAGCCATCCCAAACGCAGTGAAACAGCAACCTATTCCTCTGACTGACCTGATTATTCCATGCTTTGCGATAGCCGTCTCTCCCGCTCCAGACGTACAGCCTAGTATGGATGTTAACGGAGCAGTGGCCTGCTCTGGCCCTTGGAATGGCATCTTCAAAGACTTCCATTGATAATGGTTCCCAAGTCATAGTTTCTGAGAGATTGAAGATGCATTAATTAAGCAAAACGAGACAATATTTCGTTGAACATATGAAGTGATTGATGATATAGATCGCGAAAAACATTTGTGCAAATAGGATTGCAACAACAAATGCATAGAGATGCCTGATATGTGAGCACTACTCCACTATATTGTAGACTTAGGGTAATATATGAAGCCAAACCAGCGATGTATTTACAACGTTATTCaatatgatgatgatatgaAGTCAACCTTTAATAAATATGCATCATTTGTTAAAACTCTACATTGCAATCATGGTTGATTCCCAATTTTCAAACAGGGGATAATTTAGCTGGTATGGCCCGGTATCACACAACAAAAAGATATGTAGACTGGACTGGTTGCTATGCAATTTGAATACTTAATGAGACAAATTTCAGAGCcttcaaatatgaaattattcccAATGTTAGATTATGAATATAATATCTCGTCATCGTCTTATGGTGCACTGGAACAGCCATTTCATTGATATAAAGTGCCTACACTTCTTGTGAAAACTTTCACTCCCTCTGCAATATGTCCAGCATGAAATGCAGTGCATTTTACAGCTTGAAAAATGGATGTATGTCTAGAATAACATATTACACTGGTTTATCAGAAACAGTTTAACTTGAATACACAGGCTCTAAAGACTCACCTAGATTGAGAGATGCCAGCGTGTTTGTGCATTTCCATTCCTTCTCATGGGCTGCCACTTTAACATCATCCATAACTAGTGGAACCCATCCACCAAACACAAACATTCTGTGCAAAAGTGGAAACCCAAAATATGCATCAGAAACGTTGAGAAACTTAATACGTTAAtttaacagaagaaaaaaaaactacctcAATAGATTAGTGATCAACTGTGAATTAGGGAGAAGAAAGTATCGACTAATTCCCAGATTCAGTGGCATGTTGTAAAACTGTGACAATGTGGAAGAGAGTGTCagcaaaattattattaatatatttcactttatGGTACTTCTCCTTGGAAAACACAATTTACCAAATAGTCACTAACTTTGCAGATTTCTAAGTCTTCAGTGGGTCTGACCAAACTCACCTATTTCCAATAGTGGTTGCAGAATGCAAGCTCCGAGGAAGAGGCACAGGACCATGAACATCAGGTCTGATCCAGGTCATTGCATCTAACCAATGAAGAATGAGGAAAGAGTAAATGAGAGAAAAGCATCCACTTATTTCACTTATGATCAGCAAGATTCTTTAATGCATGTGAAATTTCTATTGATCTCGACTGACCTTCGACCTTCGTAGGAAACATTCTTGTACATATTTAAGcaaatccacataccaagtattaAGCTTCAATTTGACTTTTATACTTTGACCCCtactgacctcaaatgatctgTAGAACCATAAAAAAAAGTGGTCTGTACTTTAGTAAGCAAATCTACATGTTCTATATATGAAGTTCATCTAAGCTACCTATTTGGATATACCATGTTTACTacagtttcagactttgacctctggtgacctcaaatgacctttaacatcTACATGTACAACAATTGATAAGGTTCTTATAATTATTCAAGTGGATCCACATATCAAGAATGAGATTCATCCAAGTTTTAATTTAGGAGTACGCAAGCTTACAAAATGTTCACACTTCAACCTCTGCGGACCTCATATGACCTTTCAACTGTTCAACAACCAACAGAATTTTTGAATTTAGTAAAGTAGATACACACACTAAAATAAAGTTAATTCAAGCTCTACTTTGATAGCATCTCTATTTACTATGTTTTCAGATATTAACAGCagatgacctcaaatgactatTGACCTCTAGAACAATCAATTCAAATTTTATCATTAGTAATATGGATCCACATGTTATGTACAAAGTTCATCCAGTCTCCTTTTAGAGttaacttcaaatgaccttggaCCTCCATCAGAAATGACAGCTTATATTACTCACCAAGGTGGACCTACACACTGTCTATGAAGTTAACCAAAACTTTACAAAGGGAGTGATCCtattgacctccagtgacctcaGACATTGGCTTCCATGAAAAGCTTTGTACAGAACACACATGAACACAGATGAATCCACATGCCTCATATGACATAAAAAAATCCCACCCTTTGCAAGTTTTTGtatttacaagcaagtgtcacatacatgaacATACACAACCACACGTCATTACAATTGCATGATTATGATACGTAGATCCTTTTTGCTGCTTGCTGCAAGGAGTAAACAAACAACTTTCAAACATGTCTATTGCAAGGATGAGACTTACTTTACATAGCAACTAACTTACCAATATTGAGTTGCCAGAGATCACCAAGTCGACAGCCACTCATACCTCCATAAACAATTAATCTTGGGCTTTTTCCGTCCCTGCCACTATAGGACACACATGTATGAGACTCTCTTGCTGGTGGAAGTGTGCCATGGACCTCGGGAAGGTCCCATGATAGATTAGGATATCCTGATCTCAGCTCCAAGGTGTAAAGGTCATTTAAGTATCTGTTTATAAAGACAAATATGGAAGTAAAgaattttgcaatgtaaaaaCTGTCAAGACCTACTACTAACTACCATTACTTTACTCTcataaaattcttcaaaatggaTATATCAACTGCATACTAAGAAAAGTAGCTAGTAACACCTGTATATGGCACACATtcttccccgcccccccccccccctagccACCATTAGTCCTTAAATGAACATAGAGGGCATTGCAAATGAAGACAAGGTTTCTTatacagggatgagactgagccggggaaaaaaaatctgaaatttatcgatcgccgtcctgggggaggggtttaagaggagggggtgtccccctcccctttagaattttttttgtcaggtaaggagggcttaaatgcaaaatggtggactctagatggaatctatcacatcacgtaactcgccaaaaaagtgtggaatttctgcttgtataatttatccattagcttttttgaaccaaaaaaaggcttttttgcttgctttgtgctacttgattccaccactggtcaaattcggtgttccttcccttcacagtccagcatgttcggcccaaaaaataaaaaataaaaaaataaaaaaaaataaaataaaaaaaataataaaaaataataaaaaacgcgaattacgagaaaaaacgcgaaaatgaaaaaaataataatcggaaatccgcgtttccgcggaagagtctcatgcctgctTATAGAGTTCCCTTATCATTTCCCAGTGCATTTTTTCCctttgtatatctatatatatggtTGAATGTCTTACCTTGGAATATTATTTTTCGGGTCATCACTGTCATTGGCTAGCCCACCA carries:
- the LOC139962145 gene encoding host cell factor 2-like, which produces MAAPILKWKRATGTTGPCPRPRHGHRAVAIKDLMVVFGGGNEGIVDELHVYNTATNQWFVPAVRGDIPPGCAAYGFVSDGTRLFIFGGMVEYGKYSNELYELQASRWEWKRLKPRSPKIGPVPCPRLGHTFTLVGSKAYLFGGLANDSDDPKNNIPRYLNDLYTLELRSGYPNLSWDLPEVHGTLPPARESHTCVSYSGRDGKSPRLIVYGGMSGCRLGDLWQLNIDAMTWIRPDVHGPVPLPRSLHSATTIGNRMFVFGGWVPLVMDDVKVAAHEKEWKCTNTLASLNLETMTWEPLSMEVFEDAIPRARAGHCSVNIHTRLYVWSGRDGYRKAWNNQVCCKDLWYLETEKPPAPSRVQLIRASTNTLEVSWGNVPTADVYLLQLQKYDMPGQTSSSSAGLPVTPGASPIKVNQNAKSLGSTKPAIGTGTSSTAAGMSGIAALAEAAAATQKIRQPVINTGTGTAVISPIQSPGLTIVSRALTGTTGLLSPGIGQQAGKGKVIKPINVISPNQVQPGLANTGNLKPVIVQQKPLTPGAKTVTVVQTIPKGTAVQAKPFTSPTINPVNASSQLVTSRSPLQGTTIVKLVSTTQAMSKKGVPTVTSVLGKPQTSLLNLGNIQQQGTSIIKTIPVNQSMLKPSIAPTPGGAKQPTIVTVTSKVLTNTTSGKVISTGLPNQQKIVITSQGGAQQALLKAAGGGNSPITIIRAVTPQGQGAGHSGTKTIQIITNSAGLKSGLNQPGAAAAILKSISSQGIGNAPIKITTTTGVSGVTTKLVTIPVSALAGGVSNLSNLISNSNLATTSAQIAANTKAVSKVSPGLFAGVMTTKSPAPATLISTTKTTPAPGLLLAGVAANQATGAAPMLTGAAVVKPTTATSTIVATTLAKTAFATPAVVSTTVPAIKPVDYPPKPVTIVTAPSTTSEKTSPTAATAATASTTPAASGTPAAQNTGEAKGTSEQGKTTASETTSAANSTSTSTTTKPNSVTTTKPTIHTTNSVNTTTSKTLTANTSVAACTPTVKTEPSQAATPMDTSSAIMPPPAVPPLPTQVNGVPQTKMEPKTNGATPEAMDTSEKPKPAADSDDKSIAMTIASLASGGQMPPPKFEPPVKISNGLDAIKQEPMDPSVSKVTTVRREANQWYDVGIIKTTTTTVAHFFLPSEASQRNEDDIDVVSVPDHSVLKKQELQPGTAYKFRVAGINACGRGPWSEISAFKTCLPGFPGAPSAIRISKGNDGAHVSWEPPTNTNGEILEYTVYLAVRSTAGPAGDQKPGPAALAFVRVYCGPNPYCVVSSTHLASAHVDTTSKPAIIFRIAARNEKGYGPATQVRWLQDNQSGKLAAPKRSATAAAAAADSTQASKKPKVES